A genomic region of Alistipes megaguti contains the following coding sequences:
- a CDS encoding phosphatase PAP2 family protein: MQNLDQQLFLALNFDGGPVWDRIMLTLSGTTMWIPLYAVILWLVWRRSGWRGMLLFLVLMAAAVALADMVAGIFKHNGLLGGLLPDFEPRWRPMFTPSLEGLDITPDSLRTLRWLSPEELAAAGYSGHWTVHVPIEAVSGRYGSVSAHAATIVALALFSARVIRRRWFTLLMICCTLVVCYSRIYLGKHFPMDLVWGALVGAVLGWAAWALYRRFAPRSKAAK; encoded by the coding sequence ATGCAGAACCTCGACCAACAACTCTTTCTGGCGCTGAACTTCGACGGCGGACCCGTGTGGGACCGCATCATGCTCACCCTTTCAGGAACGACGATGTGGATTCCGCTCTACGCGGTGATCCTGTGGCTCGTCTGGCGACGCTCGGGCTGGCGGGGGATGCTGCTCTTCCTGGTGCTGATGGCCGCAGCGGTGGCACTGGCCGACATGGTGGCCGGGATCTTCAAACACAACGGACTGCTGGGCGGTCTGCTGCCCGATTTCGAACCGCGCTGGCGGCCGATGTTCACCCCTTCGCTCGAGGGGCTCGACATCACGCCCGACTCGCTGCGGACGCTGCGCTGGCTCTCGCCCGAGGAGCTTGCGGCGGCCGGGTATTCGGGGCATTGGACGGTACACGTCCCCATCGAAGCGGTCAGCGGCCGCTACGGAAGCGTCTCGGCCCACGCCGCGACGATCGTTGCGTTGGCGCTCTTCTCGGCACGGGTCATCCGCCGGCGGTGGTTCACGTTGCTGATGATATGCTGTACACTGGTTGTCTGCTACTCGCGGATCTATCTGGGCAAACACTTCCCGATGGATCTGGTCTGGGGCGCTCTGGTCGGTGCCGTGCTGGGCTGGGCGGCCTGGGCACTCTACCGGCGTTTCGCACCCCGCAGCAAGGCGGCAAAGTAA